A DNA window from Pseudorasbora parva isolate DD20220531a chromosome 19, ASM2467924v1, whole genome shotgun sequence contains the following coding sequences:
- the si:ch73-130a3.4 gene encoding THAP domain-containing protein 6 — translation MPDSCVAWGCKNRRTTQTKSRGITFHKFPKGKALRRQWEIALKWEGFSASNSSVLCSEHFREQDLDRTGQTVRIRDGAKPSVFTFPAHLQKPVSARTTKTSRRAEESLPVERPLQVQQTKPLPNIDHSYALPADPTGLKARLSEALARVESLERDMRNVKKRELRAKNIVLSLLEDLSGKNVINEELEHKLNFYSGKMKIQ, via the exons ATGCCTGATTCATGTGTTGCTTGGGGCTGTAAAAATCGCCGCACAACCCAGACCAAATCCCGGGGCATTACCTTTCACAA GTTTCCTAAAGGTAAAGCGTTGAGGAGGCAGTGGGAAATTGCCCTAAAATGGGAAGGTTTTTCCGCCAGCAATTCCTCTGTGCTATGCAGCGAACACTTCAGGGAGCAGGACTTGGACAGGACGGGTCAGACCGTCAGGATCAGAGATGGAGCTAAACCATCTGTCTTCACTTTCCCGGCTCACTTACAAAAA CCAGTGTCAGCGAGGACGACAAAAACCTCAAGGAGGGCTGAAGAGAGTCTGCCAGTGGAGCGACCTCTGCAGGTCCAACAGACTAAACCTCTGCCGAACATA GACCACTCGTATGCACTGCCAGCAGATCCCACAGGTCTAAAGGCCAGACTTAGTGAAGCCTTGGCTAGAGTGGAGAGTCTGGAGAGGGACATGAGGAACGTGAAGAAACGAGAACTAAGGGCAAAGAACATCGTGCTTTCGCTGCTAGAGGATCTGAGTGGAAAGAACGTCATAAACGAAGAGCTGGAACACAAGCTCAATTTCTACTCGGGGAAAATGAAAATCCAATAA
- the txlna gene encoding alpha-taxilin encodes MQRREMEDPVADSSADDTEESTAASEMTNSPKETETQSVGTPTNNLQTNEGLAEAGALSASCDMAEELSRQLEDILSTYCHEHGGVGSEDVAVTNGQPDSVEVNGLSDGKQVEAKLNGNGCVEKEQKKLQEKKKVKGLGKEITLLMQTLNTLSTPEEKLGGLCKKYAELLEEHRNAQKQMRSLQKKQTHLIQEKDQLRNEHSKAILARSKLESLCRELQRHNRTLKEDGVQRARLEEEKRKEVTSHFQVTLNDIQAQMEQHNERNANLRQENMELADKLKKLIEQYELREEHIDKVFKHKDLQQQLVDAKLHQAQALLKDSEDRHQKEKDFLLKEAAESQRMYELMKQQEVHLKQQLSLYTEKFEEFQNTLSKSNEVFTTFKQEMEKMTKKIKKLEKETTMYRSRWESSNKALLEMAEEKTLRDKEFESLQVKVQRLEKLCRALQIERNELSKKVQGVSTGVENRPETETGSPPEAIDSEEGSPVHQNSPETPQTACSLACHCSPDLEAESHREVCSTQD; translated from the exons ATGCAGAGAAGGGAGATGGAGGATCCAGTTGCTGATAGCAGTGCAGATGATACGGAGGAGAGCACTGCGGCATCTGAGATGACCAACAGCCCCAAAGAAACCGAAACACAGTCGGTCGGCACGCCAACCAACAATCTTCAGACTAATGAAGGCT TGGCAGAGGCTGGAGCCCTTTCTGCTTCCTGTGACATGGCTGAGGAGCTGAGCAGACAGCTGGAGGATATCCTCAGCACCTATTGTCATGAGCATGGTGGTGTTGGCAGCGAGGATGTGGCAGTGACCAATGGCCAGCCTGACAGCGTGGAAGTGAATGGGCTGTCTGATGGCAAACAGGTGGAGGCCAAACTAAATGGCAACGGATGCGTGGAGAAGGAGCAGAAGAAGCTGCAAGAGAAGAAGAAAGTGAAGGGACTGG GCAAGGAGATAACCCTTCTAATGCAGACTCTCAACACACTGAGCACTCCAGAGGAGAAGCTGGGTGGTCTGTGTAAGAAGTATGCTGAGCTG CTAGAGGAGCACCGTAATGCTCAGAAACAGATGCGGTCTCTGCAGAAGAAGCAGACGCATCTGATCCAGGAGAAGGACCAATTAAGAAATGAGCACAGCAAGGCCATCCTAGCGCGCAGCAAGCTGGAGAGTCTCTGTCGAGAATTGCAGAGACACAACCGCACACTTAAG GAGGATGGTGTGCAACGTGCCCGATTGGAGGAGGAGAAAAGAAAGGAAGTGACCTCACATTTCCAGGTGACACTGAATGACATCCAAGCTCAGATGGAGCAGCACAACGAGCGCAATGCAAACCTGAGACAGGAGAACATGGAGCTGGCTGACAAACTAAAGAAACTTATTGAGCAGTATGAGCTTCGAGAGGAG CATATTGACAAGGTGTTCAAGCACAAAGATCTGCAACAGCAGCTGGTAGATGCAAAGCTTCATCAGGCACAGGCACTGCTCAAGGACTCAGAGGACCGTCACCAGAAGGAGAAAGACTTT CTCCTGAAAGAGGCAGCTGAGTCTCAGAGGATGTATGAGCTCATGAAACAGCAGGAGGTTCATCTGAAACAGCAG CTCTCATTGTACACAGAGAAGTTTGAAGAGTTTCAAAACACGCTTTCCAAAAGCAACGAGGTGTTCACAACTTTCAAACAAGAAATGGAAAAG ATGACCAAGAAGATTAAGAAGCTGGAGAAGGAAACAACCATGTACAGGTCACGATGGGAGAGCAGTAACAAAGCTCTGCTGGAGATGGCAGAGGAG AAAACACTACGTGACAAGGAATTTGAAAGCCTGCAGGTGAAGGTGCAGCGACTGGAGAAGCTCTGTCGTGCGTTACAGATAGAGCGTAATGAGCTGAGTAAGAAGGTCCAGGGTGTCTCCACAGGCGTGGAGAATAGGCCAGAAACAGAGACGGGGTCACCGCCAGAAGCGATAGACTCTGAAGAGGGCAGCCCTGTGCATCAGAACAGCCCAGAAACTCCACAAACAGCTTGTAGCCTGGCGTGCCACTGCAGTCCAGATCTGGAGGCCGAGAGTCACAGAGAGGTGTGCTCAACCCAAGATTGA